A region from the Sandaracinus amylolyticus genome encodes:
- a CDS encoding DUF3261 domain-containing protein, with protein sequence MRTILTTILLALALGCGPGATSRTLPQDYAGPVRAPSTYRADFAIDHQITAVHAEGSDTFRALLEKRGDALVMVALGPHGSRAFTLAQEGDAEPRFESQLPRELPFPPRFMLVDVHRTWLFGLDAARADGAHTDEITTATGPEILDETWADGRLLARSFAREGVEGVIRITYEGGLSPDPSAPPPTRVELDNGWFGYRLVMENITRSPL encoded by the coding sequence ATGCGCACCATCCTCACCACGATCCTCCTCGCGCTCGCGCTCGGCTGCGGCCCCGGAGCGACCTCCAGGACCCTTCCGCAGGACTACGCCGGGCCGGTGCGCGCGCCGTCGACGTACCGCGCCGACTTCGCGATCGATCACCAGATCACCGCCGTGCACGCCGAGGGCAGCGACACGTTCCGCGCGCTCCTCGAGAAGCGCGGTGACGCGCTGGTGATGGTCGCGCTCGGCCCGCACGGCTCGCGCGCGTTCACGCTCGCACAAGAAGGCGACGCCGAGCCGCGCTTCGAGTCGCAGCTCCCGCGCGAGCTGCCGTTCCCGCCGCGCTTCATGCTCGTCGACGTGCACCGCACGTGGCTCTTCGGGCTCGACGCGGCGCGCGCCGACGGCGCGCACACGGACGAGATCACCACCGCGACGGGGCCCGAGATCCTCGACGAGACGTGGGCCGACGGTCGCCTCCTCGCGCGCAGCTTCGCGCGCGAGGGCGTCGAGGGCGTGATCCGCATCACCTACGAGGGCGGGCTCTCGCCCGATCCCAGCGCGCCTCCGCCCACGCGCGTGGAGCTCGACAACGGCTGGTTCGGCTACCGATTGGTGATGGAGAACATCACGCGCAGCCCCCTGTGA
- a CDS encoding MMPL family transporter: protein MSEPQSDRRRGRIVSIVLALVTAAIGVWAFHDLRVRHEISQFIPSSEDRELADVARQVIDSELSRTIVIAIRAEDEPTSIAAARTFADRLRTIEGVAWVRSGPPAEVERAFYELYFARRYAFFADTPEEARAHLSDDALRVAAVRLEREVTGPTAMLVRRVAQEDPLLAFLDHLRRLQGSAEGGPRVIDGQLVSQDGWALVLLASEAPSFDTARIGPLLDAIDRETRALIDAHGGSLRVEQAGVHRFARRAEHDIREDVQRISTLSTLGVVVLFLALYRGPRFLLLGGIPLAVGTVAATAACRLVFGSVHGITFAFGSSLLGVGIDYVSHYVNHHVLEPDARGPEATMRTIWPGLALGASTTIAGLAGLGWTAFPGMREMALFAAVGVTAALLSTRVMVPPWMPMRSEPPRITRAAADVAFRLWRRLQSHRAPFLALPIVALVIAAIGIPQLAWVDDIRALNQADPEWLAEDAAVRSRVAQGEAGRLVIATGRDDEEALARAERAFEALTRARDAGELRAFRSAHHLVRSIATQRGVDDAVRNAPALADRTITALEREGFVPSMFEPFRASLAAPAPEPLTYEALMASPIADLVRPFRVHLSSDRVAYLAFVEGVSDSAALRARLASLEGVAYFDQGEFLASAYREFRARTLELLAVGMLVVLGLCVARYRSVRLGLASVAPALLAAATALGVLGLLGEPANLMHLVGALLVLSMAEDFAVFLIESRDDPRGVATTMVGITVACITTVISFGLLAASTHPAMRALGLMASVGVGLALVFSPMALLLAGTRKPS, encoded by the coding sequence GTGAGCGAACCCCAGTCGGACCGGCGGCGCGGTCGCATCGTGTCGATCGTGCTCGCGCTCGTGACCGCCGCGATCGGCGTGTGGGCGTTCCACGATCTGCGCGTCCGCCACGAGATCTCGCAGTTCATCCCGTCGAGCGAGGATCGCGAGCTCGCCGACGTCGCGCGCCAGGTGATCGACTCCGAGCTCTCGCGCACGATCGTCATCGCGATCCGCGCCGAGGACGAGCCCACGTCGATCGCGGCCGCGCGCACCTTCGCCGATCGGCTGCGCACCATCGAGGGCGTCGCGTGGGTGCGCAGCGGACCGCCCGCCGAGGTGGAGCGCGCGTTCTACGAGCTCTACTTCGCGCGTCGCTACGCGTTCTTCGCGGACACGCCCGAGGAAGCGCGCGCGCACCTGAGCGACGACGCGCTGCGGGTGGCCGCGGTGCGCCTCGAGCGCGAGGTCACGGGCCCGACCGCGATGTTGGTGCGGCGCGTCGCGCAGGAAGATCCGCTGCTCGCCTTCCTCGATCACCTGCGGCGTCTGCAGGGCTCGGCCGAGGGCGGTCCGCGCGTGATCGACGGTCAGCTCGTCAGCCAGGACGGCTGGGCCCTCGTGCTGCTCGCGAGCGAGGCGCCGAGCTTCGACACCGCGCGCATCGGTCCGCTGCTCGACGCGATCGATCGCGAGACGCGCGCGCTGATCGACGCGCACGGCGGATCGCTGCGGGTCGAGCAAGCGGGCGTGCACCGCTTCGCGCGCCGCGCCGAGCACGACATCCGCGAGGACGTGCAGCGCATCTCGACGCTCTCGACCCTCGGCGTGGTGGTGCTCTTCCTCGCGCTCTATCGCGGGCCGCGCTTCCTCCTGCTCGGCGGCATCCCGCTCGCGGTGGGCACGGTCGCCGCGACGGCGGCGTGCCGGCTCGTCTTCGGCAGCGTGCACGGCATCACGTTCGCGTTCGGCTCGTCGCTGCTCGGCGTGGGCATCGACTACGTCTCGCACTACGTGAACCACCACGTCCTCGAGCCCGACGCGCGCGGGCCCGAGGCGACCATGCGCACGATCTGGCCGGGGCTCGCGCTCGGCGCGAGCACGACGATCGCGGGCCTCGCGGGGCTCGGCTGGACCGCGTTCCCCGGCATGCGCGAGATGGCGCTCTTCGCGGCGGTGGGCGTCACCGCGGCGCTGCTCTCCACGCGCGTGATGGTCCCGCCGTGGATGCCGATGCGCAGCGAGCCGCCGCGCATCACGCGCGCCGCCGCGGACGTCGCGTTCCGTCTCTGGCGTCGCCTCCAGTCGCATCGCGCGCCGTTCCTCGCGCTGCCGATCGTCGCGCTCGTGATCGCGGCGATCGGGATCCCGCAGCTCGCGTGGGTCGACGACATCCGCGCGCTGAACCAGGCGGATCCCGAGTGGCTCGCCGAGGACGCGGCAGTGCGCTCGCGCGTCGCGCAGGGCGAGGCCGGCCGGCTGGTGATCGCGACCGGGCGCGACGACGAAGAGGCGCTCGCTCGCGCGGAGCGCGCGTTCGAGGCGCTCACCCGTGCGCGCGACGCGGGCGAGCTGCGCGCGTTCCGCTCGGCGCATCACCTCGTGCGTTCGATCGCGACCCAGCGCGGCGTCGACGACGCCGTCCGCAACGCGCCCGCCCTCGCCGACCGCACGATCACCGCGCTCGAGCGCGAGGGCTTCGTGCCCTCGATGTTCGAGCCGTTCCGCGCGTCGCTCGCCGCGCCGGCGCCCGAGCCGCTCACCTACGAGGCGCTGATGGCGAGCCCGATCGCCGATCTGGTGCGCCCCTTCCGCGTGCATCTCTCGAGCGATCGCGTCGCGTATCTCGCGTTCGTCGAAGGCGTGTCCGACTCGGCCGCGCTGCGCGCACGCCTCGCGTCGCTCGAGGGCGTCGCGTACTTCGATCAGGGCGAGTTCCTCGCGAGCGCGTACCGCGAGTTCCGCGCGCGCACGCTCGAGCTGCTCGCGGTCGGCATGCTCGTCGTGCTCGGGCTCTGCGTCGCGCGATATCGCAGCGTCCGGCTCGGGCTCGCGTCGGTCGCGCCCGCATTGCTCGCCGCGGCGACCGCGCTCGGCGTGCTCGGTCTGCTCGGCGAGCCCGCGAACCTGATGCACCTCGTCGGCGCGCTCCTCGTGCTCTCGATGGCCGAGGACTTCGCGGTGTTCCTCATCGAGTCGCGCGACGACCCCCGCGGTGTCGCGACGACGATGGTCGGCATCACCGTCGCGTGCATCACGACCGTGATCTCGTTCGGTCTGCTCGCCGCGAGCACGCACCCCGCGATGCGCGCGCTCGGGCTCATGGCATCGGTCGGCGTCGGCCTGGCGCTCGTCTTCTCGCCGATGGCGCTCTTGCTCGCGGGCACACGCAAGCCCTCGTGA
- a CDS encoding DNA methyltransferase: MTTSTFLANQRLPIHRWFRYSAGFSGAWAEAVIRERTSAHHTILDPFAGVATTLVAAQLAGRHALGVEAHPFVARIARAKLTPCDPDALERAAQSVLAHAESLPREAACDDEPELLRASYSPDALADLRRLHRAIEAQGEHPLLWLALVAILRACSSAGTAPWQYVLPNRRKARVAMPFVRFPMQTALMSADLCAGRTSAVLHHDDARTCASIADASVDLVLTSPPYPNNYDYADATRLEQTFFGDVREWRDLHTTTRRHLVRACSQHTAADRLALGDLLADPHVAPIRDALTGVCEALAAIRASKPGKKTYHTMIAAYFVDLARVWQALARVVRPGGEVCFVIGDSAPYGVHVPVDDWLARLADAAGFTPTRTREIRARNVKWKNRKHRVPLRELELWLTRRR, translated from the coding sequence GTGACGACCTCGACGTTCCTCGCGAACCAGCGGCTGCCGATCCACCGGTGGTTCCGCTACTCCGCGGGGTTCTCCGGCGCGTGGGCCGAGGCCGTGATCCGCGAGCGGACGAGCGCGCATCACACGATCCTCGACCCATTCGCCGGCGTCGCGACCACGCTCGTGGCGGCGCAGCTCGCGGGGCGTCACGCGCTCGGGGTCGAAGCGCATCCGTTCGTCGCGCGCATCGCGCGCGCGAAGCTCACGCCGTGTGATCCCGATGCGCTCGAGCGCGCCGCGCAATCCGTTCTCGCCCACGCCGAGTCGCTCCCCCGCGAAGCCGCGTGCGACGACGAGCCCGAGCTGCTCCGCGCGTCGTACTCGCCCGACGCGCTCGCCGATCTACGTCGCCTCCATCGCGCGATCGAAGCCCAGGGCGAGCACCCACTGCTCTGGCTCGCGCTGGTCGCGATCCTCCGCGCATGCTCGAGCGCCGGCACCGCGCCCTGGCAATACGTGCTGCCGAACCGGCGCAAGGCGCGCGTCGCCATGCCATTCGTGCGATTTCCGATGCAAACCGCGCTCATGAGCGCCGATCTGTGCGCGGGGCGCACGAGTGCAGTGCTCCATCACGACGACGCGCGTACCTGCGCCTCGATCGCCGATGCTTCGGTCGATCTCGTCCTCACCTCACCGCCCTACCCGAACAACTACGACTACGCCGACGCGACGCGCCTCGAGCAGACGTTCTTCGGCGATGTCCGCGAGTGGCGCGATCTCCACACGACCACGCGCCGTCATCTCGTGCGCGCGTGCTCGCAGCACACCGCCGCGGATCGTCTCGCGCTCGGCGATCTCCTCGCCGATCCCCACGTCGCGCCGATCCGCGATGCGCTCACCGGCGTGTGCGAAGCGCTCGCCGCGATCCGCGCGTCGAAGCCCGGCAAGAAGACCTATCACACGATGATCGCCGCGTACTTCGTCGATCTCGCGCGCGTGTGGCAGGCCCTCGCGCGCGTGGTGCGACCCGGCGGCGAGGTCTGCTTCGTCATCGGCGACTCCGCGCCCTACGGCGTGCACGTCCCGGTCGACGACTGGCTCGCTCGGCTCGCCGACGCCGCGGGCTTCACTCCGACGCGCACCCGCGAGATCCGCGCGCGCAACGTGAAGTGGAAGAACCGCAAGCACCGAGTCCCGCTGCGCGAGCTCGAGCTCTGGCTCACCCGCCGCCGATAG